The following proteins are co-located in the Leptospira sp. GIMC2001 genome:
- a CDS encoding methyl-accepting chemotaxis protein yields MEIVKVINSYKKKFWWGISLEVSSSTIILLVLLDLAFIQQIPSLKKYLIAIGFFGLSISIVLRLVTYIALRPLEEKSIQRIDPVLLLMGKGLDLYGFLEMVTDSTQSVQQRIDQIEKEILELDAKIHETTTDMDNVFQIVTQLANQEVILMDDVGKTSEEIHFMFEIVNSVIDEIDSRNDNMKNLVEMSQAGGEKVQKTNAIIKSISEKADDTLKLVDFINNITKETNLLAINAAIEASHSDSEGKGFAVIADEMKKLAVLTSQKAKEVTKLLRDNTDDYKYAHKASDESGEAFQFISSQIHIISGTIAEVVQTIGELKSRGGDVIKKAEILDKSAEAVKNSSGEVYGEIVAINETLGFIGELSAKLKDEVQKIVRLQKSIAEKSAIVQEIALKINQETDEFLGLD; encoded by the coding sequence ATGGAAATTGTAAAAGTTATAAATTCTTATAAAAAAAAATTCTGGTGGGGAATTTCACTCGAAGTTAGTTCATCAACTATAATATTACTAGTATTACTTGATCTTGCTTTCATTCAACAAATACCTTCCCTAAAGAAATACTTAATCGCTATTGGTTTTTTTGGACTCAGTATTAGCATTGTCCTTCGTTTAGTAACCTATATAGCCCTCAGACCGCTTGAAGAAAAATCCATCCAAAGAATTGATCCGGTATTACTTCTCATGGGGAAAGGATTGGATCTTTACGGATTTTTGGAAATGGTTACAGATTCTACACAATCAGTTCAGCAACGAATAGATCAGATAGAGAAAGAAATTTTGGAATTGGATGCAAAAATCCATGAAACAACTACAGACATGGACAATGTCTTCCAGATTGTAACACAACTGGCGAATCAAGAAGTGATTCTTATGGATGACGTGGGTAAAACTTCAGAAGAGATTCATTTTATGTTTGAGATTGTGAATTCCGTAATTGATGAAATTGATTCTAGAAATGATAATATGAAAAATCTTGTGGAGATGAGCCAAGCCGGCGGAGAGAAAGTACAAAAAACCAACGCGATCATAAAATCTATAAGTGAGAAAGCGGATGATACTTTAAAGTTGGTCGATTTTATTAATAACATCACGAAAGAAACTAATCTTCTCGCTATCAATGCAGCGATTGAAGCAAGCCATTCTGATTCAGAAGGCAAAGGATTTGCAGTAATTGCAGACGAGATGAAGAAATTAGCAGTCCTGACCTCACAGAAAGCAAAAGAAGTAACCAAGCTCCTCAGAGATAATACAGACGACTACAAGTATGCTCACAAAGCAAGTGATGAGAGCGGAGAAGCTTTCCAATTCATATCCTCACAGATTCATATCATCTCTGGAACTATCGCTGAAGTCGTTCAAACCATTGGAGAACTAAAAAGTCGTGGCGGGGACGTGATCAAAAAGGCTGAAATTTTAGACAAATCTGCGGAAGCTGTCAAGAATTCATCAGGCGAAGTATATGGAGAGATTGTTGCAATCAACGAAACTCTTGGATTTATTGGGGAATTATCAGCAAAATTAAAAGATGAAGTTCAGAAGATCGTTCGTTTGCAAAAAAGTATCGCAGAAAAATCAGCAATCGTTCAAGAAATTGCTTTGAAAATCAACCAAGAGACAGACGAATTTTTGGGATTGGATTAA
- a CDS encoding bile acid:sodium symporter family protein: MIIRLFPWILLSASTISFFFPYLFTWFSGLMITIGLGLIMVGMGLELAPSDFRLVLNTPKIVIIGVILQFTIMPLLGFLIASILELPDNFYAGLILVACCPGGTASNVVVYLARGNLALSVVLTSISTLLAVILTPMLTSFYLGTRVEVDSMGLVFSSMQVILLPVGVGLLLNRYLPNWASQGRKFSGVISVLFITMIVASVIGAGRDAIIKSGHSVILACIILHSLGFFLGFTIVKLILRLSESDARTISIEVGMQNSGLGVVLARENFPTPETAIPSAISSLTHSIIGSILASFWRKSSDLDVDATEPA, encoded by the coding sequence GTGATCATTCGACTTTTTCCATGGATACTTCTTAGTGCATCAACGATATCTTTCTTCTTTCCTTATCTTTTTACTTGGTTCTCCGGATTGATGATTACAATCGGACTTGGTTTGATCATGGTTGGAATGGGACTCGAGTTGGCTCCTTCAGATTTCAGATTGGTTTTGAATACTCCAAAAATCGTGATCATTGGAGTCATCCTGCAATTTACCATCATGCCTTTGTTAGGCTTTTTGATTGCGTCAATACTTGAACTTCCTGACAATTTCTATGCAGGTTTGATTCTGGTTGCTTGTTGTCCAGGTGGAACAGCCTCAAATGTAGTCGTCTATCTTGCGCGTGGGAACCTTGCACTTTCAGTTGTTCTTACGTCCATATCAACTCTGTTAGCTGTGATTTTGACTCCAATGCTTACAAGTTTTTATTTGGGAACTAGAGTGGAAGTCGACTCAATGGGTTTGGTATTTTCAAGCATGCAAGTGATTTTATTGCCTGTAGGGGTAGGGCTGCTTTTGAACCGATACCTGCCGAATTGGGCAAGTCAAGGTCGAAAGTTTTCTGGAGTTATATCTGTTTTATTCATAACAATGATTGTTGCATCTGTTATTGGAGCGGGTCGAGATGCCATTATAAAAAGCGGACATTCTGTAATATTAGCTTGTATTATTCTGCATTCTTTAGGCTTTTTCTTAGGATTTACAATTGTTAAATTGATTCTGCGACTGAGCGAGTCGGATGCTCGAACTATTTCCATTGAGGTTGGAATGCAGAATTCAGGCCTCGGAGTTGTTCTAGCTAGGGAAAATTTCCCGACACCAGAAACTGCGATACCAAGCGCAATTTCGAGTCTGACGCATTCAATTATAGGCAGTATTCTCGCATCTTTCTGGAGAAAATCATCTGATTTAGATGTTGACGCTACAGAGCCTGCCTAA
- a CDS encoding TraR/DksA family transcriptional regulator produces MPAKPALDKKTQEELKTALMEKKVDLLQKLNQWEDNSSPSGLKEMGDIADIASQLNSEALTSVLTEVEIDTLKQIEFALEKMENGSYGICEGTKKKIPVARLKAIPWTRYTVEYAEQLSKNRPRSSFARSDSLTQFPIPMDMDNLD; encoded by the coding sequence ATGCCTGCAAAACCCGCTCTAGACAAGAAAACGCAAGAAGAGCTTAAGACTGCTCTGATGGAGAAGAAAGTAGATCTTCTTCAAAAGCTCAATCAATGGGAAGACAATAGTTCTCCGTCTGGATTGAAAGAGATGGGTGACATCGCAGATATCGCTTCACAGTTGAACAGCGAGGCTCTGACTTCGGTTCTTACAGAAGTTGAGATCGATACTCTAAAGCAGATAGAATTTGCACTAGAGAAAATGGAGAACGGATCGTACGGAATCTGTGAAGGTACGAAGAAGAAAATACCTGTTGCCAGACTAAAAGCGATTCCCTGGACTCGATATACAGTTGAATATGCAGAACAACTCTCCAAGAATAGACCAAGATCTTCATTTGCAAGGTCAGACTCTCTTACACAATTTCCTATCCCTATGGATATGGACAATTTAGACTAG
- the alr gene encoding alanine racemase codes for MLSAKIELSRSALVHNVRIFRELIESNKQKTKFCAVLKSNAYGHGIYEMIDLCLDASVDLFGVNSLEEAQIIRQKHKTIPILIMGDIPNIRNRANDLSDTNFWVIVSRLVEWEFLSNLDIRPRIHLKTDTGMGRLGHSGESLRNILSEAHSKGLPLEGIATHFASTEDFTEHSYSQKQLKTFQEHIEIANSFGYTNLIKHCAASASALLFDEARMDMVRIGIALYGLWPSMETKLSMKLLGKPEAVLKPVLVWKSQIQHIQEVPTGTFIGYGSTYKTTSPTRVGVVPVGYYEGLDRKLSNNGYMLVAGKRARILGRICMNMTMIDITHIDSAILGDEVVIIGSSQNEYVSADDLSLWSNTINYETTTSILSLLPRNIID; via the coding sequence ATGCTTTCTGCTAAGATCGAACTTTCGCGATCCGCTTTAGTACACAATGTTCGGATCTTTCGTGAGCTAATCGAATCAAACAAACAAAAAACGAAATTCTGTGCTGTTCTCAAATCGAATGCTTACGGACATGGGATTTATGAGATGATAGATCTTTGTCTCGATGCATCCGTCGATCTATTCGGAGTCAATTCACTTGAAGAAGCTCAAATAATACGCCAAAAGCATAAAACAATTCCTATTTTGATTATGGGAGATATCCCAAATATTAGAAATCGTGCAAATGATCTGAGTGATACAAACTTTTGGGTTATCGTATCTCGACTTGTTGAATGGGAATTTCTTTCCAATCTAGATATAAGACCGCGCATCCACCTCAAAACGGATACAGGAATGGGAAGACTTGGACATAGCGGAGAATCTCTCAGAAATATATTGAGTGAAGCTCATTCAAAAGGATTACCCTTAGAAGGTATCGCTACTCATTTTGCATCAACCGAAGATTTTACAGAGCATTCATATTCCCAGAAACAACTTAAAACTTTTCAAGAACATATCGAAATTGCAAATTCCTTTGGATATACAAACCTTATAAAGCATTGTGCGGCTTCCGCATCCGCCTTGTTATTCGATGAAGCTCGAATGGATATGGTAAGGATTGGCATAGCTTTGTATGGATTGTGGCCAAGTATGGAAACCAAATTATCCATGAAATTATTGGGCAAGCCGGAAGCAGTCCTCAAGCCTGTTTTAGTTTGGAAATCTCAAATACAACATATTCAGGAAGTTCCGACTGGAACATTTATCGGTTACGGGTCGACATACAAAACTACGAGTCCTACAAGAGTTGGAGTTGTCCCTGTCGGTTATTATGAAGGTCTGGATAGAAAATTATCAAATAATGGATATATGTTAGTTGCAGGCAAGCGAGCGAGAATTCTCGGAAGAATATGTATGAATATGACAATGATCGATATTACTCATATTGATTCTGCAATTTTGGGAGACGAAGTTGTGATTATTGGTTCTTCTCAGAACGAATATGTTTCTGCGGATGATTTATCATTGTGGAGCAATACAATCAATTATGAAACTACAACAAGCATTCTTTCCCTACTCCCGAGAAATATTATAGACTAA
- a CDS encoding alpha/beta fold hydrolase, which yields MAENFYDPESDRKYFHWKHFTLSYTRHPSKKKGPLFILIGGWTSAPRYWDRNLNFFIERGEVVVLDLVGHFPATFSEDCHDLEMMDFLEAQSQAIIEIAGKKKPILVGHSTGGLAVLGAGALHPKSISKIVCIAPVVYGPVVGLFKTAVLMHRFHMGLVFELGFRATQMSEVFLEQGFLRGVRDPKGFENLPGMKDYFHNYFPMFKNLSGKHMSMILDMLDRTDIRPLMSDYKVPTLLIRSQHDPIVPPISSDHLTRDHASIQEVLFNESGHFVHLEQQEEFQRVVAKFLDHQNAWKK from the coding sequence ATGGCTGAAAATTTTTACGATCCGGAATCAGATAGAAAATATTTCCACTGGAAGCATTTTACTCTATCATATACTAGACATCCTTCCAAGAAGAAAGGACCTCTATTTATTCTTATTGGCGGATGGACGTCTGCACCTAGATATTGGGATCGCAATCTAAACTTTTTCATTGAGAGAGGCGAAGTCGTCGTACTAGACTTAGTTGGACATTTCCCAGCAACATTCTCAGAAGATTGTCATGATCTAGAAATGATGGATTTTCTGGAAGCCCAGTCCCAAGCAATTATTGAAATCGCAGGAAAGAAAAAACCAATTCTGGTTGGTCATTCAACGGGAGGACTCGCAGTACTCGGTGCGGGTGCACTACATCCTAAGTCCATCTCAAAAATTGTATGCATTGCCCCGGTTGTTTACGGACCGGTAGTTGGCCTCTTTAAAACAGCTGTATTAATGCACAGGTTTCATATGGGATTGGTATTCGAACTGGGATTTAGAGCGACTCAGATGAGTGAAGTATTTCTCGAGCAAGGATTTCTTCGCGGAGTAAGGGATCCTAAAGGATTTGAAAACCTTCCGGGAATGAAAGACTATTTTCACAACTATTTTCCAATGTTTAAGAATCTATCAGGCAAGCATATGAGTATGATTCTCGATATGTTGGACCGAACCGATATCAGACCATTGATGTCTGATTATAAAGTTCCTACACTCTTGATTCGAAGTCAGCACGACCCTATCGTTCCTCCAATTTCATCAGACCATCTGACTCGAGATCATGCTTCAATTCAAGAAGTCTTATTCAATGAATCCGGACATTTTGTTCACTTAGAGCAACAAGAAGAATTCCAAAGAGTTGTAGCTAAATTTCTAGATCACCAGAACGCATGGAAAAAATGA
- a CDS encoding acyl carrier protein, producing MKKQNDSLIDDRLRSCLIAIKQVDGIIDMDLHLVFDYGLDSLRMQKLCIKIEDEFGIIIPEDEARSGFFASLNGIKQYLSEYHSIV from the coding sequence ATGAAAAAACAAAACGATTCTTTGATTGATGATCGGTTGAGGTCCTGTCTAATTGCAATCAAGCAAGTTGATGGCATAATTGATATGGATCTTCATTTGGTCTTTGATTATGGATTGGATTCACTGCGCATGCAAAAGCTCTGCATAAAAATCGAGGACGAGTTCGGAATAATCATCCCTGAGGACGAGGCAAGAAGTGGATTCTTTGCCTCGCTCAACGGAATCAAACAGTATCTATCTGAATACCATTCGATTGTCTAG
- a CDS encoding photoactive yellow protein, with protein MTSFIENSFLSKLGSVTKADADAQGFGIVKLDADGKILIYNKYESELAGVPVEKAEGKNFFTDIAVCTNNRIFFGRFKDGVGKGELNLVFNYVFTYKMKPTNVVIHLYHDKSSKTNWVFVKYR; from the coding sequence ATGACAAGTTTTATTGAAAATAGTTTTTTAAGTAAATTAGGAAGTGTAACAAAAGCAGATGCAGATGCACAAGGCTTCGGAATTGTTAAACTGGATGCAGACGGCAAGATCTTAATTTACAATAAATATGAATCCGAATTAGCTGGAGTTCCAGTTGAGAAGGCAGAGGGCAAGAATTTCTTTACTGACATTGCTGTTTGTACAAACAATCGGATCTTCTTTGGTAGATTTAAAGACGGAGTAGGTAAAGGAGAACTCAACCTTGTGTTCAACTATGTTTTTACCTATAAAATGAAGCCAACCAATGTTGTGATACACCTTTATCATGATAAGTCTTCCAAAACCAATTGGGTCTTCGTGAAATATCGATAG
- the rpmG gene encoding 50S ribosomal protein L33 — MREIIKLACTGCETPGKSAYFQTKNKKTKSEKLVTKKYCKFCKKHFDHKESKV; from the coding sequence ATGAGAGAGATCATCAAGCTAGCTTGCACCGGTTGTGAAACACCTGGAAAAAGCGCATATTTTCAAACTAAAAATAAGAAGACTAAGTCAGAGAAACTTGTGACGAAAAAGTATTGTAAATTTTGCAAGAAACACTTCGATCATAAGGAGTCCAAGGTCTAA
- a CDS encoding methyl-accepting chemotaxis protein, giving the protein MKKFLSNLKIWQKLILAILPSFIPTLFFIYVVRLEKSKDINIGEMEILGTTYIHSHSMVTREVQSIHREIILIAAGYSRGNEQYSVSDRFKKIDTLLERLEKQSENTETSLRIKKDFYDLKLSWLDYEEKPINEPIVSRQDLYNKFVLNAEKLNSEVGNNSNLILDPDIRTYYLMALALEKFPAFIEILSQISLLGELSIGQGSLDPDSRIKFVVLQGKMLSLKLDMEKQFAIALRENAELKYTIEPIFAAMISDIEKISDYIDDFARLGRVNMNNATWLRLTQDTRNHAYAFYDMLIPTLAEGLETRIDELDSKNQFHNAVAVSLMTCSILFMLYLIRNISKPVREIAERIQDLSEGEGDLTIRLPVVGKDEMADASFWINSFMDRLEAMMSTIRNLSDQVSVSSDELERSATNLAETSQTQAAGAEESSASLEELSASFENVAKAVEKETNGIKRIDDNAKSFTKSIEEINVNLKKLGEKARESTEIALEGQSSISETTKAMDEIRMVSEEISGIADIITDISDQTNLLALNASIEAARAGDAGKGFAVVAEEISKLADRTVASVSEIQRLIASTETSVEKGTTNVSHSVKILSKIMATIQTMDKSSSEVSTMMNEQAQHSVNISSNLDGIAQLATEIQTATQEQKLSTDQMNLMMSSLSNETLTISASSEELANVSSAMKMISGDLKAEIGKFKIRIK; this is encoded by the coding sequence ATGAAAAAATTTTTAAGCAATCTCAAGATTTGGCAGAAACTCATTCTCGCAATCCTTCCAAGCTTTATTCCTACGCTATTCTTTATATATGTTGTCCGACTTGAAAAAAGCAAAGATATCAACATCGGAGAAATGGAAATCTTAGGAACAACATATATCCATTCTCATTCTATGGTTACAAGAGAAGTACAAAGCATTCATCGAGAAATCATTCTAATTGCTGCAGGATACTCTAGAGGCAATGAGCAATATTCAGTATCAGATAGATTCAAAAAAATTGATACACTATTAGAACGATTAGAAAAACAATCGGAGAATACAGAGACAAGTCTGAGGATCAAAAAAGATTTTTATGATTTAAAACTTAGTTGGTTAGACTATGAAGAAAAACCTATCAATGAACCAATTGTTTCCAGACAAGATTTATACAATAAATTTGTTCTTAATGCCGAGAAACTCAATTCTGAAGTTGGCAATAATTCTAATCTTATTTTAGATCCTGATATTAGAACTTACTATCTTATGGCGCTCGCCTTAGAAAAGTTTCCAGCCTTTATAGAAATTCTTAGTCAGATATCCTTGTTAGGTGAACTTTCGATTGGACAAGGAAGCCTAGATCCCGACTCTAGAATAAAATTTGTCGTTCTACAAGGCAAAATGTTATCCTTGAAATTGGATATGGAAAAACAATTTGCCATTGCCCTTAGGGAAAATGCCGAACTGAAATACACGATTGAACCAATATTTGCTGCGATGATTTCTGATATTGAGAAAATTTCGGATTATATAGATGATTTCGCGCGTTTGGGAAGAGTGAATATGAACAATGCCACTTGGCTACGACTCACTCAGGATACAAGAAATCATGCATACGCATTTTATGATATGCTTATACCAACTTTAGCAGAAGGACTAGAGACTCGAATTGACGAGCTTGATTCAAAAAATCAATTCCACAATGCTGTAGCAGTTTCACTCATGACTTGCAGCATTTTATTTATGCTCTACTTGATTCGAAATATTTCGAAACCTGTTCGAGAAATTGCTGAGCGAATTCAAGACCTTTCTGAAGGCGAAGGGGATCTAACTATACGATTGCCTGTCGTTGGAAAGGATGAGATGGCGGATGCAAGCTTTTGGATCAATAGCTTTATGGATAGACTTGAAGCAATGATGAGTACCATACGTAATTTATCCGACCAAGTTTCTGTTTCATCCGATGAATTAGAACGATCTGCAACTAATCTTGCAGAAACATCCCAGACACAAGCTGCTGGAGCTGAAGAATCTTCTGCATCTCTCGAGGAACTCTCCGCTTCTTTTGAAAACGTTGCAAAGGCTGTTGAGAAAGAGACGAATGGAATCAAACGAATAGATGATAATGCCAAGAGCTTTACCAAATCCATTGAAGAGATCAATGTCAATCTAAAGAAATTAGGGGAAAAGGCTCGGGAATCAACAGAGATCGCTCTAGAAGGACAATCTAGTATCTCAGAAACGACGAAAGCGATGGATGAGATTCGAATGGTATCCGAAGAGATTTCTGGCATTGCTGATATCATCACAGATATAAGTGATCAAACCAATTTACTTGCATTGAATGCATCTATTGAAGCCGCACGAGCTGGAGACGCAGGAAAAGGATTTGCAGTAGTTGCAGAAGAAATTTCCAAGCTTGCAGACAGAACTGTTGCGAGTGTTTCCGAAATACAAAGATTGATTGCATCAACTGAAACTTCCGTGGAGAAAGGAACCACCAACGTAAGCCATTCGGTAAAAATCCTATCCAAAATTATGGCGACCATACAGACAATGGATAAGTCATCTTCCGAAGTTTCTACTATGATGAATGAACAAGCACAGCATTCAGTGAATATTTCTTCCAACCTTGATGGAATAGCGCAACTTGCAACAGAGATCCAAACGGCAACGCAAGAGCAGAAACTATCAACGGATCAGATGAACCTAATGATGTCTAGCCTATCGAATGAAACACTCACTATCTCTGCCAGTTCCGAAGAGCTTGCGAATGTATCATCAGCTATGAAAATGATCTCTGGAGATCTAAAAGCAGAAATTGGAAAATTCAAAATTAGAATTAAGTAA
- a CDS encoding AMP-binding protein, with protein sequence MENSKLELSKLDNSNLVFYKSDRDFFREGYFHLSILREETPVLIDPNLVQFWIHQLNVEILTIQDIEPPNKTELERIFTNGNLLPLSEIGDYNLYFATSGSTGEPKLICKSDREIGSEVEFLIPFLQKKYNRSFFNSEFLVTIPIFHVYGFIWGFALPLELRSKILDSESLSSMRRILKEFSPEVWITVPSILSSLMELESLTNVNQGSNPNSEYQPLIVSSGSAMSDETLTKLIENNFKNIIEIYGSTETGGIGFREPSESKWIEKFACHKIQSIDDCLVIQSKFIHPTIALDDSGHFHTQDIIELDGDKFLYKGRKDRIVKIHAKRIHLDIVEKEIQSMEGVLDVIVVPTESNGDLEISALIHKNNSIEDLDWSHIPKYFLPTRIKYLDELPYLPNGKKDYEKTKRFFD encoded by the coding sequence TTGGAAAATTCAAAATTAGAATTAAGTAAATTAGATAATTCTAACTTAGTTTTTTATAAATCTGATAGAGATTTTTTTCGAGAAGGATATTTCCATCTATCAATTCTCCGTGAAGAGACTCCGGTTCTGATTGATCCAAATCTAGTTCAATTCTGGATCCATCAATTGAATGTAGAAATCCTTACCATTCAAGATATAGAACCACCAAATAAAACCGAACTAGAAAGAATTTTTACAAATGGAAATCTCCTTCCACTTAGCGAAATCGGAGATTACAACCTATATTTTGCTACGTCTGGTTCAACAGGGGAACCTAAGCTAATATGTAAATCTGACAGAGAGATTGGAAGTGAAGTAGAATTTTTGATTCCATTCTTGCAGAAAAAATATAATAGATCTTTTTTCAATTCAGAATTTCTAGTTACGATTCCTATTTTTCATGTCTATGGATTTATCTGGGGCTTTGCTCTTCCTCTAGAGCTAAGAAGCAAAATACTTGATTCGGAAAGTCTATCATCCATGAGACGAATTTTGAAAGAGTTCTCACCAGAAGTTTGGATCACAGTCCCATCCATTCTGTCATCTCTAATGGAATTAGAATCTCTGACTAACGTAAATCAAGGATCGAATCCAAATTCTGAATACCAACCTTTGATTGTATCATCTGGATCAGCAATGAGTGATGAGACTCTAACAAAATTAATTGAGAATAATTTCAAAAATATTATAGAAATCTATGGATCAACAGAAACAGGCGGAATTGGTTTTAGAGAACCAAGTGAATCTAAATGGATTGAAAAATTTGCCTGCCATAAAATTCAATCCATTGATGATTGTTTGGTGATTCAATCCAAATTCATTCACCCAACAATTGCATTGGATGATAGTGGTCATTTTCATACACAAGATATTATTGAATTGGATGGGGATAAATTTCTATACAAAGGGCGAAAGGATCGAATCGTCAAAATACATGCGAAAAGAATCCACCTAGATATAGTTGAAAAAGAAATTCAATCAATGGAAGGAGTTTTGGATGTAATCGTAGTACCTACCGAAAGCAATGGCGACTTAGAAATTTCTGCCTTGATCCATAAAAACAATAGTATCGAAGATTTAGATTGGAGTCATATCCCGAAGTATTTCCTTCCGACTAGAATAAAATACCTTGATGAGTTGCCGTATTTGCCCAACGGTAAAAAAGACTATGAAAAAACAAAACGATTCTTTGATTGA
- a CDS encoding aminotransferase class V-fold PLP-dependent enzyme — protein MLCTKLWNRLPFPGIIQLLHHMNWKYIQDQYPVNMSTIWLNNAGTTPCGTIQQSAVKSYLEEYSKLGIFSPNFSYTKIKSEIISILAKLLNVQEKNLALIHNTSEGLNLYSLGLKLNSGDSILLLENEYPSNYYPWEHWLSKNVNILKVPMQYSPDKYFDSIESMIDSNSSIRILSLSPIHWCTGIPLPIQKIADLCKSKGIKLVLDGAQGIGHIPLNLSGLNVHFMAASSWKWLLGPLGLGVLYISDEALDTIEPVFKGTQSVIDDSQYLPYKVDYKKTADRYEYSTSSFLDWVYFHSSLKMLAEIGFDQVQNQIYSLSNYFFTKLKENGFKTTRDQCTHIQSGVVGFVPKNGDVKEIQAKLFAENIIVAERLGNIRVSAHIYNSIEQLDMVLDKIL, from the coding sequence ATGCTGTGCACTAAACTTTGGAATAGATTGCCATTTCCAGGCATTATTCAATTATTGCATCATATGAATTGGAAATACATACAAGATCAGTATCCAGTCAACATGTCAACGATCTGGCTTAACAATGCTGGAACAACTCCATGTGGAACCATTCAGCAGTCAGCTGTTAAATCGTATTTGGAAGAGTATTCAAAACTCGGAATATTCTCTCCCAATTTTTCTTATACTAAAATTAAATCAGAAATCATTTCCATATTAGCTAAGTTACTGAATGTCCAAGAAAAGAATCTAGCATTGATCCATAATACATCGGAAGGACTTAATTTATATTCCTTGGGATTGAAGCTGAATTCTGGGGATAGTATACTCCTTTTAGAAAATGAATACCCGAGCAATTACTATCCTTGGGAGCATTGGCTATCTAAGAATGTAAATATTCTAAAGGTTCCCATGCAATACAGTCCAGATAAATACTTTGATTCAATAGAATCAATGATCGATTCCAACTCTTCAATTCGAATTCTGAGCTTATCACCGATACACTGGTGCACAGGAATTCCGCTCCCAATTCAAAAAATTGCCGATTTATGTAAATCAAAAGGCATCAAACTGGTATTAGATGGAGCACAGGGAATTGGTCATATTCCATTGAATCTAAGCGGCTTAAATGTTCATTTCATGGCGGCATCTTCTTGGAAGTGGTTACTTGGACCATTAGGGCTAGGAGTTTTGTACATCTCCGATGAGGCATTGGATACCATAGAACCAGTTTTCAAAGGCACTCAATCGGTGATTGATGATTCTCAATATCTTCCATACAAAGTTGATTATAAGAAAACTGCAGATCGATATGAGTATTCTACTTCATCTTTTTTGGATTGGGTATATTTCCATTCATCATTGAAGATGCTAGCAGAAATCGGATTCGACCAAGTCCAGAATCAAATTTATAGTTTGTCAAATTATTTCTTTACTAAACTTAAAGAAAATGGCTTTAAAACTACAAGGGATCAATGCACTCACATCCAGTCAGGTGTTGTAGGATTCGTTCCTAAGAATGGTGACGTTAAAGAAATACAAGCTAAACTATTTGCGGAGAATATCATTGTTGCAGAGAGACTTGGAAATATCCGAGTGAGTGCACATATTTATAATTCAATTGAACAACTTGATATGGTTTTGGATAAAATTCTGTGA